One region of Triticum aestivum cultivar Chinese Spring chromosome 6B, IWGSC CS RefSeq v2.1, whole genome shotgun sequence genomic DNA includes:
- the LOC123136033 gene encoding ADP-ribosylation factor gives MGQALRRLFDSFFSTKEMRVVMLGLDSAGKTTILYRLHLGEVLQTVPTVGFNVEKVQYKNVAFTVWDVGGQEKLRQLWRMYLSNSDALIYVVDSLDRERIEDARQEFQSIIKDPLMANSIILVLANKQDLKGSMSPEEVIEGLGLHDLKNRIWHIQGTCALRGEGLYDGLDWLASTLKQLQETGHATSIAGPSI, from the exons ATGGGGCAGGCGCTGCGCAGGCTCTTCGactccttcttctccaccaaggaGATGAGG GTTGTGATGCTTGGTTTGGATTCAGCTGGCAAAACAACAATCTTGTATAGGCTGCACCTGGGGGAGGTTCTTCAAACTGTGCCTACAGTAG GTTTTAACGTCGAGAAAGTTCAGTACAAGAATGTGGCATTTACCGTGTGGGATGTTGGTGGACAAGAAAAGCTCAGACAATTATGGAGGATGTACCTCAGCAATTCTGATGCACTG ATCTATGTTGTTGATTCTTTGGACAGAGAAAGGATCGAAGATGCCAGACAAGAATTCCag AGCATTATCAAGGACCCTTTGATGGCAAACAGCATAATCTTGGTATTAGCAAACAAACAGGACTTG AAAGGTTCAATGAGCCCGGAGGAGGTCATTGAAGGGCTGGGCCTGCATGATCTCAAGAACAGGATATGGCACATACAGGGGACGTGCGCGCTGCGCGGCGAGGGCCTCTACGACGGGCTCGACTGGCTCGCGTCCACCCTGAAGCAGCTGCAGGAGACAGGCCATGCTACTTCAATTGCTGGACCTTCTATCTAG
- the LOC123136032 gene encoding E3 ubiquitin-protein ligase SINAT2, whose product MAPGSSIVSVTEVPESDCGDRGLSEALSSIRLDGDSTSKPSWAASLVNVGLSSLTGLNDLLECPVCTNSMRPPILQCPNGHTICSSCKHRVDNHCPTCRQELGNIRCLALEKVAESIQLPCKYQSLGCTEIHPYQNKLKHEELCRFRPYSCPYAGSECLIAGDVPMLVSHLINDHKVDLHEGCTFNHRYVKSNPYEVENATWMLTVFKCFGQHFCLHFEAFLLGMSPVYMAFLRFMGEESEARGFCYSLEVGGNGRKLTWQGTPRSIRDGHKKVRDSFDGLIIHRNMALFFSSGTRQELKLRVTGRIWKEQ is encoded by the exons ATGGCTCCAGGAAGCAGCATTGTGAGTGTGACTGAAGTCCCTGAGTCAGATTGTGGCGACCGTGGGCTCTCCGAGGCACTCAGTAGTATTAGGCTTGATGGAGATTCTACAAGTAAGCCCTCCTGGGCTGCGTCACTTGTCAATGTTGGTTTGTCATCATTGACTGGCTTGAATGATTTGCTCGAGTGTCCAGTGTGTACAAACTCAATGCGGCCACCTATACTTCAG TGCCCAAATGGCCACACAATTTGCTCCAGCTGTAAGCATAGGGTAGACAACCATTGCCCCACTTGCCGCCAGGAGCTGGGAAATATCAGATGCTTGGCTCTTGAGAAGGTGGCCGAATCGATTCAGCTTCCATGCAAATACCAAAGCCTGGGCTGCACCGAGATCCATCCTTACCAGAACAAACTTAAGCACGAGGAGCTCTGCAGGTTCAGGCCATACAGCTGTCCATACGCAGGTTCAGAGTGCCTGATTGCAGGTGACGTTCCGATGCTGGTGTCTCATCTCATCAATGACCACAAGGTGGACTTGCACGAAGGCTGCACCTTTAACCACCGCTACGTGAAGTCCAACCCTTACGAAGTGGAAAACGCGACATGGATGCTCACT GTGTTCAAGTGTTTTGGTCAGCACTTCTGCCTCCACTTCGAGGCGTTCCTGCTGGGGATGTCCCCGGTGTACATGGCATTCCTGCGGTTCATGGGGGAGGAGAGCGAGGCTCGGGGCTTCTGCTACAGCCTGGAGGTGGGCGGGAACGGGCGGAAGCTGACGTGGCAGGGCACGCCGCGGAGCATCCGGGACGGGCACAAGAAGGTGCGGGACAGCTTTGACGGGCTCATCATCCACCGCAACATGGCCCTCTTCTTCTCCAGCGGCACCCGGCAGGAGCTCAAGCTGCGCGTGACCGGCCGCATCTGGAAGGAGCAGTGA